The genomic segment CCGCGTTCAGCGCAGCGTGTGGTGGAGCCTACGTCAGCGGGTGGGACGTTCCGGCGCAGCCACGGTCTTCCCACGAGGAGCCGATCGTCACCACGTTGCGCTACGCCATCACCGCGCCAAGCGCACACAACACTCAACCCTGGCGGCTCGAGCTCGTTTCTGCGCGTGAGGCGCGGCTCTACACGGACCCCGACCGCCTCCTGCCGCGCACGGATCCGCCGGCGCGGCAGATTCACATCAGTCATGGCACGCTGCTCGAGACGGCGGTGATTGCTGCCAGTGCACTGGGCCTGCGCGCAGAGGTGGAGGTCTTGCCCGAAGGGGAGCTGTCGCGCGCGGACTTCGGTCGCAAGCCCACAGCGCGGATCCGCTTGGTCGACGATGCCTCCGCCGTGACGGACCCGCTGTTTCGCGCCGTACCACTGCGCCGCAGTAGCCGATTGGCGCACGACGGCCCAGCACCCACCGAAGACGAAGCTCGACTCATCCGCAGCGCTGCTGAACGCCCCGGCGTGAAAGTGGCGGTGCGTCGCGAGGGGCTGGGGCCGCTCAGAGCGCTCGTGCGGCGTGCGATGGCCCTGGAGGCGAACGACGCCGAACTCTACGGCGAGACTCGCAAGTGGTTTCGGTTCTCGGCGGACGAGGTGCGTTCGCATCGCGATGGCTTGAATCTGGAAACGACCGGCGCGGATAGCCTGCCAGCGCGGCTGTTCTTGAACGCGGAGAACTTCCAATCCGAGTCCAATCGTGAGCGATTCTTGGACAGCTTCGGCGAAGTGGTCGACTCGACGCACGCCTTCTTGGCGCTGAGCACGGCAGCGAACCAGATGCGAGACTGGATCGAAACCGGGCGCGCCTACGTCCGGTGCCAGTTGCGCGCCACGCTGGCGGGGCTGCACATGCATCCGGTCAGTCAGTCCCAACAAGAGCTGCCGACGATGAACGCGCTCGGACAAGAGCTGTCGCGGATGTTCGACGTGGCGCCCCCGGGAAAGGTGCAGATGCTGGTCCGATTGGGGCGCACGGAGCCGCCGGCGCTATCGCCGCGTCGCGCGCTGCGCACGATGCTCGTCGCGTCGAGCGGCTAGCGTGTGGTCCAGAGCGAGCGCTGGCGACGCCTAGGATCCGGCCAGGTCGGTGGGCAACACAGCCCGGGCATCGTGATGCTGCGAAGTGAAGGAACCCTCGACCCCTTGCCTGCAAGGCGCAGGGTGCTCCGATCGCCTTGCAGCCGCGGGTTTCTGGTCCCAGTTCCTGGTCCGTATCGTGCACGGCGCGCGGCCATGCAAGCCGCGCCCTTCCCAAGTGGTCCCCCTAGTGCTGGCACGGGCGGAATCGCGCTTCCGACTGCGGACGCGACCCGACCGCGGGTCGCAGGGCGACGTCTCCTCGCGTTGTGCCTGGGATCCCTTGGCGTGGTCTACGGCGACATCGGCACGAGTCCACTGTACGCGCTCAGAGAGTGCTTTCACCCCGGGCACGGCGTGCCGCTCACTCCACCAAACGTGATGGGCGTGCTTTCGCTCGTGTCGTGGTCGCTGCTAATGGTGATCTCACTCAAGTACTTGCTGTACGTGATGCGCGCCGACAATCGCGGCGAAGGCGGAGTGCTCGCTTTGATGGCCCTCGCCGAGTCGAGTTTGCCGAGGCGCAGTCGTGTGCGCGGGATTGTCATCCTGTTGGGGTTATTTGGCGCGGCGCTTCTGTACGGTGACGGCGTGATCACCCCCGCGATTTCCGTGCTCAGCGCGGTCGAAGGTCTGGAGGTGGCGGCGCCAGCGTTGGAGCACTTGGTCGTGCCGATTACGGTGTTCATCTTGGTGAGCCTCTTCCTGGTGCAGAAGCGTGGCACGGAGCGCATCGGCGCCGTTTTCGGTCCCCTGACGCTGGTCTGGTTCCTAGTGCTGGCCGCCCTCGGCGTCGCGCACATCGCGCGCGCCCCTGCGGTGCTTGCTGCACTGAGCCCGCACTTCGCAGTCGCCTTCCTGTTCTCTCATCGACTGCACGGAGTGCTGGTGCTTGGTGCAGTGTTCCTGGTCGTCACCGGCGGCGAGGCCCTGTACGCTGACATGGGGCACTTTGGGCTGCGGCCCATCCGCTTGACGTGGTTTGCTTTGGTTTGGCCGGCGCTTCTCCTCAACTACTTCGGGCAGGGGGCGCTGCTGCTCGAGCATCCCGACGCCATCGAAAACCCGTTCTTTCTCCTGGCGCCGGCCTGGATGGCCGCGCCGCTGACGTTGCTCGCGACTTGCGCAACCGTCATCGCGTCGCAGGCAGTGATCTCTGGCGCGTACTCGCTGACTCGGCAGGCCATGATGTTGGGCTACTGGCCTCGCATGCGCATCGACCACACTTCGGCACACGAGATTGGCCAGATCTACCTGCCCGGGATCAATTGGATGCTCATGCTGGGAACCATCGGCTTGGTGATGGGATTCGGCTCGTCGTCGCGGCTTGCGGCGGCCTACGGCATCGCAGTCACGACGACGATGTTGATCACGTCGCTCCTCGCCGGTTTCGTCGCGCGTTATCGCTGGGGGTGGGGAACGATGGCTTGTCTGGTGCTGACGGGGCTGCTCTTGTCTGTGGAAGCGTCGTTCTTCAGTGCGAACGTCAGCAAGGTCGCCCAGGGCGGATGGTTCGCGCTGGGCGTTGCCGTAGTGGTGCTGACGGTGATGACCACCTGGCGCGCCGGGCGCCAGTTGCTCGCGCGGCGCGTCCAAGCTGGGCTCGTCCCGTTGGAGGACTTCGTGGAGTTGATGACCGTAGAGCCGACCACGCGAGTCCCCGGTGCGGCCGTGTTCATGACCAGCAACCAAGGCGTAGCGCCCCCAGCGCTGATGCACAACTTCATCCACAATCACGCCGTCCACGAAAAGGTCCTATTGCTCACAGTGGTGACGGAGTCGAGTTCCACCGTAGACGACGACAAGCGGGTCGAGGCGCGTTCGCTTGGCCACGGCTTCGTCAGTGTGGTCGCGCACTACGGCTTCATGGAGTCACCGGACGTGCTTCGCCTCTTCGCACGGCCCGACGTCCCCCATCTCGCCATCGACTACACGACCTTCTTCATCGGCAACGAAGTCGTATTGGCCGAGGGAGGCGAGGGCATGTCGCGGTGGCGGGGGGCGCTCTTCGCGTTTCTCGCGCGAAACGCCGTGCGCCCCACGCGATTCTTCAACATACCGACCGAGCGCGTGATGGAGATAGGTGCCCAGGTCGAAGTGTGACTCGACCCGCTCGAGCGCGTGATGGAGATAGCCGCCCAGGTCGGGCTGTGACTCGAACGACGACTCGAATGCCCTAGCTCGCCGCCTGGGCGGCCATTCGCTTCTGCATTTCCTCGGGCGAAACGTCCTCGGTGTGGGTCGCGATCTGCCACAGGTTGCCCCAGGGGTCCTCGATCATGCCCCAGCGGTCGCCCCAGAACATGTCGGCGACGGGCATCTTCACTTTGGCGCCGGCCTTCTCTGCCGCGGCGACGACGCTGTCGACATCGGGAACGTAGACGAACAGGTTCGATTGCGTCGGCTTGGCAAAGCCCGGTATGTCCGAGCAAAACACCGCGACGCCGCCAATGCGAAAGAACCCGTGCATCACGCCCTTGCCGTCAGGTCCGGGCATGAGGTTCACGTCATTGGCGTCGAACGCAGCTTTCGCGAACGCGACGAGCGCATGGGCGTCCGGAACCACCAATTGTGTGATGACAGCGGACAACCCTGTGGGAATGTGGTGACTGGCCTTTGGCATGGGAACTCCTCGATGAGTGACGTCCGCGTCGTAGCACGCGGAGGGAGCGTTCCGCAGATGGCGAAAGTGACATTCTTCGGTTACAAACGTGCCATGGGTGGCTTGCGTCCTCTTCGAGTTCAGTTGCTCGCCTTCCAAGATTGTACGGCCATCGTCCCCGTGGGCTTGTTCGACCTGCTGCGCAAGTCGATCGAGCTATCACAAGTCGGGCCCGACGATGCGTCTCGCCGTCGCGTCGACTTGTCTCTCATCGCAGTGGGGCGCGGTCGCAAGGTGACTGCGGCGGGTGGCCTCGAGCTGAGTTGTGATGGCGCACTGGCGGATACCGCGCCCGGCGACGCCGTGGTGGTTCCGGCCTTGGACCCGGACGTGATGCACAGCCTCGAGCGCAACCAGCAAGTCGTGCCCTGGCTAAGGCAGGCACATCACGCGGGCAGCGACGTGCTGAGCGCTTGCACCGGCGCTTTCGCCTTGGCGGAAGCGGGCCTGCTCGACGGCCGAAGGGCGACCACTCATTGGGCCTTCCAGCAAGACCTTCAGCAGCGATATCCGCGTGTGAAGGTCGAGCATCAGGCCATTCTGGTCGATCAAGGCCGCATCGTCACCGCGGGCGGCGCGACCTCGTTCATCAACCTCGCGCATTTCTTGGTCGAGCGCCTGCTGGGCCAAGGGATCGCTCGCGCCGCCTCGCAGATGTTTCTGATCGACGCGAACAAGGCACCGCAGGGCGCCTACGCCGTGTTTTCCAGCCAGAAGCGCCACGGGGACGAAGCCGTATTGCGCGCACAAGAGTTGATCGAGGCAAGTCCGGCCGGTGTGCCCGCCATGGACCAGTTGGCGCATGCCGTCGCTCTGAGCCGGCGCACTTTCGCGCGGCGCTTCCTGGCGGCGACGGGCAACACTCCACGCGAATACGTCCAGCGCGTGCGCATGGAAGCAGCGAAGCGAGCGTTGGAAGATGGCAAGTCCGTGGCCGAGACCGCAGAGCGCGTCGGCTACGGAGATCCAGTCGCGTTTCGCAAGATCTTCGTCCAGGTGGTGGGCTTGACACCTGCCGAGTACCGCGCCCGCTACGGTCCCCGACACCACCCCGCTTGGCAGAGTTGACGGTGCCCGACCGTTACTCGAGCGTGGAAGTCAGGGTACTTGCCCCCCAACTGACGCATTCGGTGCGGCCAGCTGTGCGCCCCCCTCTGCACGCCCCGCGTCTGTGTACCCAGCGTCCGCGCGCCCCGACGCCCTTGCAGTGCGCGTGCACCCGCGCGTGCTATAGCAGCGCCCATGCTGCGCGGTGGATGGTTGGTGGGTTTCGGTTTGCTGGCGATGGCCTGCGGGGGCTCCAGTACGAACGATGGTGGCAGCAGCACTGGTGGCGTCGGAGCGAACGGCGGTGCCGGGGCGGGCGCGACTGGCGGCACCGCCGGTGACGGCGGCGCTGTGACCGGTGGCAGTTCTGGGGGAGGGGGCTTGCTCACCGGCGGGAGCAGCGGCGTTGGCGGTAGCTCGGGCGCCGGCGGTCTGCTCACCGGCGGTACGGGCGGAAGCTCTGGGAGTGGCGGGTTGCCGACGGGTGGCACGGGCGGCGTGTCCAGTGGTGGAACTTCCGGAACGGGTGGCAGTGGCGGTTTTGGCTGGCCGAAGTGCGAGGGGCGAAGCTATTGCGATTGTGTCGCCGAGGCGACTTGCGCGGTCTCCGCCGAAGCGTGTTTCTGTCCCTGTGGCGCCGAGCCATGCGCGCCGAACTGCACGTGTGCGTGCGGTGGCGGCAAGTACTTGGGCTGTGTCCCGGGCAAGGCGGTCTCGCCGGATGACATGGTGGGGATCTGGCTGATCGGATGGTCCGGCGGACTGAACCACTACTCCTGGGTGCGACTGAACTCGGACTTCTCTGCTGACTTCCTCGACGGCGCCGGCATGCTGGGGAACGCGCCCTGGTGGCCTTGCAGCGGCAAGGGCTCCTGGCAGTTCACCGCCAAGATCAGCACATTCTCGGTCAGTCTGCCGGCGGCGTGCGGCAGCAAGATGGAGATCTACTCCCTCGACAACATGAAGGCGCCCGTCAGCTATCCCAAGGGAGCGCTCTATTCCGCGAGTGCCGAGAACAACGTCACCATGCAAATCCTCGAGGCGTACAAGTTCCCAGCCGCTCAATGCAATGCAAGCATGACGAGCTGCACGGATCCGCTCTAGTCGGCAGCGGATCAAGTTGCACGGATACTCGCGGTCCTACGGCGCTTTGGCCAAGCGGAACACCAGTCCTCCAGGCGCCTGAAGGTAATGGTGGGTGCGATCGACGTATTCGAACTCGCGCCCGCCGAGTTCCGTCAGGCGAGTCAGGGCCGCGGCAACGTCTTCGACGACGAGTTCGAGCCAGGGCGCCTTCATGGCCTGCTCGGCGGACAGTGCCTCGCCGGCCTCCACCCAATAGATCCCGATGTTGAAACCGTCGTCGAGAACGTAGACATCGAGTTCGGGCAGAACTGACTTCGCCTCAGCTCCCAGTCCGCTGACGAAGAATTCGTGCGTGGCAGCGCGCTGTGCGCGGTCCACGGAAAGCTTCATGTTCTTGCCGAGTGTGGTCATGGTCCGTCCTCCTACCACTGATGCCAGTCGGTGGAAGCGTACACGCCCAGGGTTGGCGCTGCCGAGAACAGCGTGGCGAAAGCTGCCTGGAAGTTCGGATCCTGGTACAGCGTCTCCAGGTTCGTGGTGTCGCTCCAAACGTCCACGGCGAGGAACTCTTGCGGGTCCGCGCGACCAATGCATGCGACGTGGGCGATGTCCCCGGCCTGCGTCGCGGCTGCTTCGCCGCCTTGCGCGACTGCGTTGTGCTGTTGGCGCGCCATGGCGGTGTCGGACTCCTTGAGCTTGCCACGCACCACCACGTACACCCGATTCTGTCCCTTGCCCGCGGTGAGGGCGCCCCAGCCGTGCCAATCGCTGGGACAGGCGAAGCTCTCGAGCACGAGCGGTGCAGCGATCAGCGTGGCGAAGCCCTGCTGTAGTGTCGGATTCGAGTAGAAGGCGTCCATGTTGCCGTCGGTCTGCCAGCGGTCGACAGCAAGGAATTCGTTCTCGGTCGTGCCCAAGAGGGTGGTGCCCAAGAACGCGTCGTGGCCAATGTCGCCGGCTTGCTTCGCTGGCGCCTCGCCAGCCTGCGCGATCTGATCGTGGGTGGTCTTGGACTCGGCGAGCGTGCTCGCCAATAGGGTGCCCCGCACCATCGCGACGTACTGAATCTGCACGTTCGCGCCGCCTGTGCCTGCTCCGCCAGAGATGCCTGCGCTGCCACCGCTGGCAGCGCTGCCAGCGCTGCCGGCGTTGCCCGCCGCGCCGCCGGATGCGCCAGACCCTGCGGCACCACCGGTGGCCGCCGCAGAGCTGCTGTCGTCGTCACCGCAGCCCAACATCCCGGCGCTCGTCCACGCCACCATTGCCGTCACAGCCCACATCCGTCCCATCACTTTCATGACAACCTCCGTGTGCAGAGACTGCAGTCTGGCGAGAACCCTCACCACTCACGTTCGTCCCGAAGACCCCCACGATCGTCCGCGGTGGTCGCACGGCACGCCAGGGCGAGATATCGTTGTCTTGGTGGACACACTTTCCACGATCCTTCGCTCGATCCGCCTGCAGACGGCCATCGTCTCGCGAGGCCACTACACGGATCCCTGGGGTGTGTTCACCCGCGGTGCAGCCAAGCCGATCTTCCACGCAATCGTCCGGGGCGAGTGCCTCGCTCGTCTCGATCGCAAAGAGAGCGGAGTCGTTCTGCGCGCGGGTGACGTCGTCGTGTTGCCGCAGGGCGTCCAGCACACCCTGGCAAGTGGCCCCGGGGTCGAGCCGATCCACGTGAGCGAGGTGGCCGCGAAGAAGAACTCGATGGGCGTTCCGCTCTTGCGTCATGGGGGGCGCGGCAGCGAGACGTACATCGTCTGCGGTACATTTCATCTAGACCATGAAGCCGCCAACTCGCTCTTCGATCTGATGCCGCCCCTCATTCATCTGCGCCCGGATCAGCCCGAGTTGGTACGCTGGATGGGCAGCACCCTGGACTTGCTCGACAACGAGATCTCGAACGGCGGTCCGGGATCCGAAACCGTCGTGGCCCGTCTCACGGACTTGCTCGTCGTGCAGTTGCTGCGCCAATACGCGCGCAACCCTGCCGTTCCGGTAGCGGGGTGGCTCGCGGCCGTGCACGACGATCAGATCGGACGCGCCTTGGCGCTCATTCACTCGGACCCCGGCGGGGATTGGAGCGCGACCAAGCTCGCAGCAGCGGTTGGTTTGAGCCGAACGCGCTTCTTCGAGCGTTTCACCGGCCTCGTCGGCGAGCCTCCATCCCGATACCTCGCGCGCTGGCGCGCCACGGCTGCAGCCGACTTGATTCGGCGGCGCGAGCTGAGCACCGCCGAACTGGCCGGGCTGGTGGGCTATGCGTCGGAGTACGCCTTCGGTCGCGTGTTCCGACGCTACTTGGGCGTGAGCCCTGCCGAGTATCGTCGTCGCGTGCGCGCCCCGCAGTGAATCGTCGCGCCGGGTGGCAGCATCACATGCCGCCGGGCTCTGCCGGGACGCCAGCCGCAGGCGGCAGGAAGTAGCAGGCGCACTCCGGGAACGGCGAGAGAAAGTCGCCGTTCAGGCAGCAGTTCACTGAGCAGTAGTCCTTCGCCTTCGCGCACGTCATGCCGCGTGGCTTTGCGCCCGCGGGCCTGCTCGTCGCTGGCGGCTTGAAGTAGCAAGCACACTCGGGGAAGGGGGAGATCGCTTCGCCGTTCGTGCAGCACTGTGCACAACTGTCGGTGAATTTCTTGCAGGTGATGCCCGAGGGTCGATAGTTCCCCGGCATGCCGACGCGTTTCGGCTGCGCAGTGGCCGCAGTGTTCGTGCTCGCTGCTGCGCTATTGCCCGTACGCTTGGGTCCGGGCAGCGCCGTCTTGTCTGGAGCTGCCGTTGGGGCCGCCTCCCCAGTTGCATCTGCGGCGGGCTGGGTGCCCGCGTCGGGGCGGGGCGCGCTCGAGCGCGGAGCAACTGCGGACGCGCCAGGCGTCGATTCGCTGGAAAGATAGTAGCCAGCGCCCAAGCCAGCGACAGCGATGACGATTGCGACGGCTACCGCGCCAAAAGCCAGTAGCGCGAAAAGCAGCGCACGGCCCGAGCTTGAAGTGGCGGGTGCACGAGTAGCGGAGAACGCTGCCGGCGCGCTTGCGGTCATGGGCGGGGCGGACATGGCAGCGGGCGCAGCCGAGACAGCGGGTTGCCCCTGCAACGAACCATGGCTCTGACCTTGCGCTGCGCCGTATGCGACCGGCAGCGCGCCACCGTGGAAGGGAGTCGGTGCGCTCGTGGCGTCGCGCGGCGCCAGTGCCATGCCCAGTGCCGCCATCGCGGCGTTGGCTTCGGGAAATCGCGCATTGGGGTCGCGCGCGACGGCATTGGCGAACCAGTCGTCGAAGCTTGGAGGCAGCAAGTGGGCGACGCCCAGCGCGGCTGCGCGCTGGCTGGCCGGTTCCAAGGGATCGATCACGACCTCGCGCAGCAATTCCTGCAGCGTCGCGCTCTCGCTGTTGCCCGCCCGCCAGTAGCAGCGCCCCGTCAGACAGTGGAATGCAACCAAGCCGAGCGCCCACACATCGGCACTTGGCTGCACGGCACCCGCGCTCGTCTGCTCGGGCGCCATCCACATGGGAGAACCCACCGCTCGCGTCGCGTCGCCCGCGCTCTGCACGTTCGCCGTCAGCTTGGCGATGCCGAAGTCGAGGATCTTGAGCGTGAACGGGATGCCCTCGCGGCGTGGTGCCGCCAGGTAGAGGTTGTCGGGTTTGATGTCGCGATGGACCAGCCCCACCGCGTGGGCAGCCCCCAGTGCGTGGCACAGCTGTCGAAATACTTCCCAGGTCTCGGCCAAGGGCAGGGGACCGCTGCGCGCGATACGTGCGCTCAGGGTCTCGCCGTCCAGAAGCTCCATCGCCATCCAGGGCGCGCCCGACGCCGCGTCGACTCCTGCGGCGACCACCTCTACCACGTGATCGCTGGCGATCTGCGATGCCACGCGCGCCTCTTGCTCGAAGCGCTCACGGGTGCGCGGGCTGTCCACCAGGGACGGGAGCATCAACTTCAGCGCGCGCCGCCGGCCGGTGCTCAGCTGCTCCGCCACATACACCGCACCCATGCCGCCCATGGCTAGGGGACGCTCGATGCGAAAGTCGGAGGCGAATACCTCTCCTGGCCGCAGGTGCAGCAAGGCCGATAGCCTACACCGCGTCCAGACTCAGCCCAACCCGGCCGTTGGCTTCAGTGGAACCCCGACTGACAGCGGAACCCCGCCGGCCGCTGCCCTGGAAAAATCCGTATGACCGCTGTCCAAAGCGGCCGTGCTCGCACGTCATCGGAATGGCTGGCACACTTGCCCGCCGCGAAAGGAAGAGAAATGCCGAAGTTCTTGTGTCTGCAGCGCGCACTGCCCGGTGGAAAGGGCGAGAAGCCAAGTCCCGCACAAATGCAGGAGATGTACGCGCGATTCAACGAGTGGAAGGAGAAGTTCAAGGACAACATCGCCGATCTGGGCGGCCGCCTCGGATCGGGGATGTTGGTAGCGGGCGCCGCGCTCGATGGCCCCGTCGTCGAGGTCAAGGAACTCGTCGGCGGCTACATGATCGTGTCCGCCGAGAACCTGGAACAGGCGATCGAGATCGCGCGTGGCTGCCCAGGCTTGGTGACTCCGGGATCCGGAGTCGAGGTTCTCGAGATTCGAACGGGTTGAGCGCGCCGGAGCTCGTCGAGCACTTCTTTCGGCACGAGTACGGTCGCCTGGTCGCGACTCTTTCGCGTCGTGTCGGAGTCCAGCATCTCGAGGCCGTCGAAGACGCGGTGCAGTCCGCGCTGATGGCGGCCGTCGAGACCTGGACCCGCGCCGCGGTGCCTGACAAGCCGGTCGCCTGGCTGTTTCGAGTTGCCAGCAACGCGCTTCAGGATGAACTGCGATTCGGCGCGCGCCGTGGGCGCATCCTCGCAGACCACGCCGCCGCGGAGCTGACCAACGCTCAGGAATGTGCGACGCGGCAGGGCGAAGAGCCGTTGTTCGAGGCCGAGGTCCAAGACGATCTGCTCCGCATGTTGTTCGTCTGTTGTGACGACGCCGTCCCGCGGGACGCCCAGCTGGTGCTGGCCCTGAAGACCCTGTGCGGCTTCGAAGTTCGCGAAATCGCGCATCGTCTCTTTCTGACCGAGGCGGCGGTCTACAAGCGCCTGGAGCGGACGCGAACACGCTTGCGCAGCCGCGCACCCGAGATGTGCGAGCTCGACCCCGCGCAGTGCGCGCCGCGCCTCGGCGCCGTTCAGCAGATCCTGTATCTACTCTTCACCGAAGGCTATCTGTCGAGCCACGCCGAACTCTCGATTCGCCGTGAGCTCTGCGACGAGGCCATCCGGCTGACCCGGCTGCTGGCGGAGCACGCGGTGGGCCAGACGCCCGAGACCTTCGCGCTGTTGGCGCTGATGAACCTGAACGCTGCGCGCCTCGGCGCTCGTAGCGACGAAGCGAGTGGCCTACTTCTGCTGGACGAGCAAGACCGCGAGCTTTGGGATCCGCAGCAGATCCAGGAAGGCCTGACCTGGCTCGCTCGGTCGGCTCAGGGCGACGTGTTCTCGCGCTATCACGCCGAGGCCGGCATCGCCGCGGAGCACTGCCTGGCTTCGTCCCTCGAAGCGACGCGCTGGGATCGCATCGTCGACTGCTACGAAATCCTGCAGCGCAGCTCACCGTCGCCGCTGCACCAACTGGGACACGCCGTGGCCCTGGCCGAGTGGAAAGGGCCGGCTGCAGGCCTCGAACTGCTGCAGGGGCTCGCGCCGCCTACTTGGCTCGCGGGCTCGTACATGTGGTCGGCGGTACTGGCAGACTTGCATCGTCGGCAGGGGCAAACCGAACTCGCCGAACTCCACGCCGACAATGCACTCGAGGCGGCGCCAACCCCCGCCATCCGCACGCTACTTGCGAGACGCCTGGGGCTGAGCGAGACGTGAGCCCGCGCGCGCGCCTACAAGGCGCCCTGGACGCGGCGCAGAGTGCCGTCGTCGTTGTTGCACCAGTAGACGTAGGGCGTGGCGACGGCGATCCCGTGCGGGTTCGCCTGGTTCTTCGCGATTTCCTCTAGTGCTC from the Polyangiaceae bacterium genome contains:
- a CDS encoding potassium transporter Kup — protein: MQAAPFPSGPPSAGTGGIALPTADATRPRVAGRRLLALCLGSLGVVYGDIGTSPLYALRECFHPGHGVPLTPPNVMGVLSLVSWSLLMVISLKYLLYVMRADNRGEGGVLALMALAESSLPRRSRVRGIVILLGLFGAALLYGDGVITPAISVLSAVEGLEVAAPALEHLVVPITVFILVSLFLVQKRGTERIGAVFGPLTLVWFLVLAALGVAHIARAPAVLAALSPHFAVAFLFSHRLHGVLVLGAVFLVVTGGEALYADMGHFGLRPIRLTWFALVWPALLLNYFGQGALLLEHPDAIENPFFLLAPAWMAAPLTLLATCATVIASQAVISGAYSLTRQAMMLGYWPRMRIDHTSAHEIGQIYLPGINWMLMLGTIGLVMGFGSSSRLAAAYGIAVTTTMLITSLLAGFVARYRWGWGTMACLVLTGLLLSVEASFFSANVSKVAQGGWFALGVAVVVLTVMTTWRAGRQLLARRVQAGLVPLEDFVELMTVEPTTRVPGAAVFMTSNQGVAPPALMHNFIHNHAVHEKVLLLTVVTESSSTVDDDKRVEARSLGHGFVSVVAHYGFMESPDVLRLFARPDVPHLAIDYTTFFIGNEVVLAEGGEGMSRWRGALFAFLARNAVRPTRFFNIPTERVMEIGAQVEV
- a CDS encoding VOC family protein — its product is MPKASHHIPTGLSAVITQLVVPDAHALVAFAKAAFDANDVNLMPGPDGKGVMHGFFRIGGVAVFCSDIPGFAKPTQSNLFVYVPDVDSVVAAAEKAGAKVKMPVADMFWGDRWGMIEDPWGNLWQIATHTEDVSPEEMQKRMAAQAAS
- a CDS encoding helix-turn-helix domain-containing protein, whose product is MAKVTFFGYKRAMGGLRPLRVQLLAFQDCTAIVPVGLFDLLRKSIELSQVGPDDASRRRVDLSLIAVGRGRKVTAAGGLELSCDGALADTAPGDAVVVPALDPDVMHSLERNQQVVPWLRQAHHAGSDVLSACTGAFALAEAGLLDGRRATTHWAFQQDLQQRYPRVKVEHQAILVDQGRIVTAGGATSFINLAHFLVERLLGQGIARAASQMFLIDANKAPQGAYAVFSSQKRHGDEAVLRAQELIEASPAGVPAMDQLAHAVALSRRTFARRFLAATGNTPREYVQRVRMEAAKRALEDGKSVAETAERVGYGDPVAFRKIFVQVVGLTPAEYRARYGPRHHPAWQS
- a CDS encoding AraC family transcriptional regulator, with amino-acid sequence MDTLSTILRSIRLQTAIVSRGHYTDPWGVFTRGAAKPIFHAIVRGECLARLDRKESGVVLRAGDVVVLPQGVQHTLASGPGVEPIHVSEVAAKKNSMGVPLLRHGGRGSETYIVCGTFHLDHEAANSLFDLMPPLIHLRPDQPELVRWMGSTLDLLDNEISNGGPGSETVVARLTDLLVVQLLRQYARNPAVPVAGWLAAVHDDQIGRALALIHSDPGGDWSATKLAAAVGLSRTRFFERFTGLVGEPPSRYLARWRATAAADLIRRRELSTAELAGLVGYASEYAFGRVFRRYLGVSPAEYRRRVRAPQ
- a CDS encoding serine/threonine-protein kinase, whose product is MLHLRPGEVFASDFRIERPLAMGGMGAVYVAEQLSTGRRRALKLMLPSLVDSPRTRERFEQEARVASQIASDHVVEVVAAGVDAASGAPWMAMELLDGETLSARIARSGPLPLAETWEVFRQLCHALGAAHAVGLVHRDIKPDNLYLAAPRREGIPFTLKILDFGIAKLTANVQSAGDATRAVGSPMWMAPEQTSAGAVQPSADVWALGLVAFHCLTGRCYWRAGNSESATLQELLREVVIDPLEPASQRAAALGVAHLLPPSFDDWFANAVARDPNARFPEANAAMAALGMALAPRDATSAPTPFHGGALPVAYGAAQGQSHGSLQGQPAVSAAPAAMSAPPMTASAPAAFSATRAPATSSSGRALLFALLAFGAVAVAIVIAVAGLGAGYYLSSESTPGASAVAPRSSAPRPDAGTQPAADATGEAAPTAAPDKTALPGPKRTGNSAAASTNTAATAQPKRVGMPGNYRPSGITCKKFTDSCAQCCTNGEAISPFPECACYFKPPATSRPAGAKPRGMTCAKAKDYCSVNCCLNGDFLSPFPECACYFLPPAAGVPAEPGGM
- a CDS encoding YciI family protein, producing the protein MPKFLCLQRALPGGKGEKPSPAQMQEMYARFNEWKEKFKDNIADLGGRLGSGMLVAGAALDGPVVEVKELVGGYMIVSAENLEQAIEIARGCPGLVTPGSGVEVLEIRTG
- a CDS encoding sigma-70 family RNA polymerase sigma factor, with protein sequence MSAPELVEHFFRHEYGRLVATLSRRVGVQHLEAVEDAVQSALMAAVETWTRAAVPDKPVAWLFRVASNALQDELRFGARRGRILADHAAAELTNAQECATRQGEEPLFEAEVQDDLLRMLFVCCDDAVPRDAQLVLALKTLCGFEVREIAHRLFLTEAAVYKRLERTRTRLRSRAPEMCELDPAQCAPRLGAVQQILYLLFTEGYLSSHAELSIRRELCDEAIRLTRLLAEHAVGQTPETFALLALMNLNAARLGARSDEASGLLLLDEQDRELWDPQQIQEGLTWLARSAQGDVFSRYHAEAGIAAEHCLASSLEATRWDRIVDCYEILQRSSPSPLHQLGHAVALAEWKGPAAGLELLQGLAPPTWLAGSYMWSAVLADLHRRQGQTELAELHADNALEAAPTPAIRTLLARRLGLSET